The genomic region TAAAATGGGAGAAAGAATTGCAGAAGAAGGTTTCTTTTTCATTAAATTCAATTTCAGTCATAATGGTACAGATCCAGATAATCTTACCGAATTTATGGATATCGAAGCTTTCGGAGATAACAACTATATCAAAGAACTGGATGACCTGCAATCTGTTTTAGACTGGATGCTTTTACCAGCCTTTAAATATGCCAAACAAATAAAGCCAGATGATATCAACCTCATTGGTCATTCCCGTGGTGGAGGCATCGTTGTAATTAAAGCTGCTGAAGATAAAAGGATAACGAAATTGATAACCCTAGCTTCCGTATCAGATTTTGGATCTCGCTTTCCTGAAGGAAAAAAGCTTGAAAAATGGGAAAAGAAGGGAGTGCAATACATTATAAACACCCGTACAGGCCAGCAATTACCTCATCACTACCAGTTTTATAAAAATTTCAAGGAAAACAAAGAGCGCCTTAATATAAAAAAGGCAGCCAAAAAATTACAGATCCCTCATTTAATCGCCCATGGTAGCAGCGATACCAGCGTATCTATAGGAGAAGCCGGTAATCTATTTGAATGGAGTCCGGCGCCCAAGTTATTGCTGGTAGAAAATGCAGACCATGTTTTTGGAACCTCCCATCCATGGAATGGTGAGGAACTTCCTAAAGAATTCAAACATGTGATAAATAAAAGTATAGATTTCCTGAAAACCGATTCTAAGGTTCTCTGGGATGAGTACGGTGATTCAAATGACGATTAGCATAACAAACCACTGTTTTCACAGTGGTTTTTTTTATTAAATCTAGCGGAAAATACTAGTACATTTTGTGAGAGTGAAAATAAAAAACCACCGCTAATAAACGGTGGTTTTCGTGGAGAATATCGGAGTCGAACCGATGACCTTTTGGCTGCCAGCCAAACGCTCTAGCCAGCTGAGCTAATCCCCCGACTGGAGGCAAATGTAACAATTTTTCCGAAATATGGAAATGTTTATTTTTCTGAAATTATATGATAAGAACAGCCGATATTAAAGACCTTCAGGAAATAAAATCCCTTACCGAAGATTGTGCACAGGCCATGATCCAAAAGAATATCTATCAATGGAACGAGCACTATCCTTCTCTGGAAAAACTGGAATCAGATATACTTAAAAAGGAGCTTTTCGTTCTCGAAGAAGGAGCGAAAATCATTGGTATCATCGTCAATACACCTGAAAAGGACGAGGAATACACTCCAATCAACTGGCTTAGTAAAACCGAAAATAACCTCTATATACACCGCCTGGCTACGCATCCTGATCATTGGGGTAAAGGTTACGCTCAAAAACTAATGGATTTTGCTGAAGATTATGCAAAACAGCAGAAATACGAATCTGTAAGACTGGATACCTTCAGTCAGAATCCCAGAAATCAGCGTTTTTATGAAGCCAGGGGATACCAGAGACTGGGTAATATCTATTTCCCGAAACAAAGTGAACATCCATTTTATTGTTATGAATTGCTTATTTAAGCCTTTGCATTCTATATTTGCCCAGCATTTGACGAGCCTTTGGAAAATTCAGTAAGTTTTAAGAATATAAATAAGATCGCAATTCCTGCAATTATCGCGGGAATAGCTGAACCACTTATCTCACTTACAGATATCGCGGTAATAGGGAATGTAGATGAAAATTCCATTGAAGCCCTTGCGGCGGCAGGTATCGTTGGCTCCTTTCTTTCTGCCATCATCTGGATCGTGGCTCAAACCAAAACCGCTATTTCTGCCATCGTTTCCCAACACCTTGGCGCGAACAGGCTGCATGCTGTAAAAACCCTGATCCCACAAGC from Gramella sp. MT6 harbors:
- a CDS encoding alpha/beta fold hydrolase, translated to MEVSKDLNLVIEGKHDKPIVADLIFKDDGKPKPIVIFCHGYKGFKDWGAWDKMGERIAEEGFFFIKFNFSHNGTDPDNLTEFMDIEAFGDNNYIKELDDLQSVLDWMLLPAFKYAKQIKPDDINLIGHSRGGGIVVIKAAEDKRITKLITLASVSDFGSRFPEGKKLEKWEKKGVQYIINTRTGQQLPHHYQFYKNFKENKERLNIKKAAKKLQIPHLIAHGSSDTSVSIGEAGNLFEWSPAPKLLLVENADHVFGTSHPWNGEELPKEFKHVINKSIDFLKTDSKVLWDEYGDSNDD
- a CDS encoding GNAT family N-acetyltransferase yields the protein MIRTADIKDLQEIKSLTEDCAQAMIQKNIYQWNEHYPSLEKLESDILKKELFVLEEGAKIIGIIVNTPEKDEEYTPINWLSKTENNLYIHRLATHPDHWGKGYAQKLMDFAEDYAKQQKYESVRLDTFSQNPRNQRFYEARGYQRLGNIYFPKQSEHPFYCYELLI